A window from Triticum aestivum cultivar Chinese Spring chromosome 6D, IWGSC CS RefSeq v2.1, whole genome shotgun sequence encodes these proteins:
- the LOC123141187 gene encoding uncharacterized protein, translating into MPPFRRDRAHPSATPPPYNNGWLWRRQHRRRSRRAGAEGKKALPGVSSSATDIVRCGATCSHSVNAVATHADAISRSLPPPAQFLPHLALGFFHQEARAPRASPALPPRFVPTEAASRLLGPRPQLEHVAAGLFDHARPVASRNGRVVLELRREARADGLTLSVCNPMTGEISMLPPLSGDHCPGHYVCAILTGDDLDVPAPSGFFRVLLVYNRRSFTALRSCSSADADAGVACRWGPEERKPGAKISANMLRGLGHAVVVGGAAYWPMHHEAFGVRLDGPPSEPMDMCPVPYRQSHYYAGERLLGTSADGKRLSFLYVGFLGCTDFFIYIETQTAAGGEWEGHEQARLKLISLPELGITMKTAFKLRWFGEKSGTLMFTVGEGGGCTSQGVFMLNITTGCLEKLADGVECHAWKYLCGYEMDREARSLRRPIDRS; encoded by the coding sequence ATGCCGCCGTTTCGTCGGGACCGTGCCCATCCCTCGGCGACGCCACCACCGTACAACAACGGGTGGCTGTGGCGGCGCCAACACCGACGCCGGAGCCGGCGCGCTGGCGCCGAGGGAAAAAAGGCTCTGCCTGGCGTGTCGTCGTCCGCCACCGACATCGTCCGCTGCGGGGCGACGTGCAGTCACTCGGTAAACGCCGTGGCCACGCACGCCGACGCCATCTcccgctctctgccgccgcccgcGCAATTCCTCCCCCACCTCGCCCTCGGCTTCTTCCACCAGGAAGCCCGCGCCCCCCGCGCCTCCCCCGCGCTGCCGCCGCGCTTCGTCCCGACGGAAGCCGCCTCGCGCCTCCTGGGCCCCCGCCCCCAGCTCGAACACGTCGCCGCCGGGCTGTTCGACCACGCCCGCCCTGTCGCATCCCGCAACGGCCGTGTTGTCCTGGAGCTCCGGCGCGAGGCGCGCGCCGACGGCCTTACGCTCAGCGTGTGCAACCCCATGACGGGGGAAATCTCCATGCTCCCTCCGCTCTCCGGCGACCACTGCCCCGGGCACTACGTGTGTGCGATACTCACCGGCGACGACCTAGACGTGCCCGCGCCGTCGGGCTTCTTCCGCGTGCTCCTCGTCTACAACCGCCGTAGCTTCACGGCGCTGCGCTCCTGCTCCTCtgccgacgccgacgccggcgtCGCATGCCGCTGGGGGCCGGAAGAAAGGAAACCCGGCGCCAAGATCAGCGCCAACATGCTGCGCGGTCTTGGCCACGCCGTCGTGGTCGGCGGCGCGGCCTACTGGCCCATGCACCATGAGGCGTTCGGCGTGCGGCTCGACGGCCCGCCGTCGGAGCCGATGGATATGTGTCCGGTGCCCTACAGGCAGTCGCACTATTACGCCGGCGAGCGCCTGCTGGGCACCTCCGCGGACGGGAAGCGCCTGAGCTTCCTCTACGTGGGCTTCCTGGGATGCACGGACTTCTTCATCTACATCGAGACCCAGACGGCTGCCGGCGGGGAGTGGGAGGGGCACGAACAGGCCCGACTCAAACTCATCAGCCTACCCGAGCTCGGGATTACCATGAAAACCGCGTTTAAGCTGCGCTGGTTTGGCGAGAAGAGCGGCACGTTGATGTTCACCGTTGGAGAAGGAGGAGGGTGCACAAGCCAGGGCGTCTTCATGTTGAACATCACGACGGGATGCCTCGAGAAGCTTGCCGACGGCGTCGAGTGCCACGCGTGGAAATACTTGTGCGGGTACGAGATGGACCGCGAGGCGCGCTCTTTGCGTCGTCCGATAGATCGGTCCTGA